The following proteins are encoded in a genomic region of Cryptomeria japonica chromosome 11, Sugi_1.0, whole genome shotgun sequence:
- the LOC131045613 gene encoding F-box protein At2g27310 produces MSLNGDLISEILGRVDSITLANAGCVSSEFRAIARQENMWEDACSSLWPSTVDTDVKRLISSSLGGFRNFYANCFPSIAYESSEKDFNCSEMKRIGDDSLELHTVPSDFVSLVDVWYMDKVVHSKVLWGIPNANDFEDWFCNCPFRIDLIDFWDFENEDPTNEDGFPTVVSVDKEIREDKFWVQVMDNFKLSWIVINKRTGEAANLSSWRPLLGQRHSDTDFLMRFGSILPAQNILPYKDVQCILAIKIRLSENDHGSMKITELGMQLEDMMGARVNGRNSLLILERALGCGKSKDHHQIFQSYQRYLTQQSKLREAKVRNEGLLDTLYTLSGIVAFASLCYLMVGETGVI; encoded by the coding sequence ATGTCTTTGAATGGTGATCTTATCTCTGAGATTTTAGGGCGTGTGGATAGCATAACACTTGCAAATGCAGGGTGTGTTTCTTCAGAGTTTCGGGCCATTGCAAGGCAGGAGAACATGTGGGAAGACGCATGTTCGAGTCTCTGGCCCTCCACAGTGGACACAGATGTTAAGCGACTCATCTCTTCTTCATTGGGTGGCTTCAGAAATTTCTATGCAAATTGCTTTCCATCCATTGCCTATGAAAGTAGTGAGAAAGATTTCAATTGCAGTGAGATGAAAAGGATTGGTGATGACAGCCTAGAGCTTCATACTGTTCCCTCTGACTTTGTTTCCCTTGTGGATGTGTGGTACATGGACAAGGTAGTCCATTCCAAAGTCTTGTGGGGTATTCCTAATGCAAACGATTTTGAGGATTGGTTTTGCAATTGCCCTTTTAGAATTGATCTCATAGATTTTTGGGATTTTGAGAATGAGGATCCCACTAATGAAGATGGGTTTCCTACAGTTGTGTCTGTTGACAAGGAGATAAGGGAAGATAAATTTTGGGTACAAGTGATGGACAATTTTAAGCTTAGTTGGATTGTGATAAACAAAAGAACAGGGGAAGCTGCTAATCTTTCAAGCTGGAGACCTCTGCTTGGGCAAAGGCATTCTGATACAGATTTTTTAATGCGGTTTGGCTCCATATTACCTGCTCAAAACATATTGCCTTACAAGGATGTGCAGTGTATTCTTGCCATAAAGATTAGACTGTCAGAGAATGATCATGGGAGTATGAAGATTACTGAACTTGGCATGCAGTTGGAGGACATGATGGGAGCTCGTGTTAATGGGAGGAACAGTTTGCTTATACTAGAAAGAGCTCTTGGTTGCGGGAAAAGTAAGGACCATCATCAGATTTTCCAATCATATCAGAGATACTTGACCCAACAGAGCAAACTGAGAGAAGCAAAGGTGAGGAATGAAGGTCTTCTAGACACCCTCTATACTTTAAGTGGCATTGTTGCATTTGCTTCACTTTGCTATTTGATGGTCGGAGAGACTGGTGTCATCTGA